TCACGGGATCGGATTTTGACGTGCGCACGAATCGGTTCTGTCAATTCCTCAATGGCGATGAGGTTGATGCGTTCAACGTGCATCGTGTCCTCAAATAGCGCATCGGATTCACCGACGACAACAGTTTTTGCTGCGGCATCAAGCTGCGTCACATAGAGCGGTTTCCCGACGGCGATACCTAACCCACGCCGTTGCCCGACGGTATAAAACGGCACCCCGTCATGTTTACCGAGGACCTTGCCTTCTTCATCTACAATATCGCCCCCCTGAATTTTTTCAGGGACTCTGTCTTGGAGGAAACGTCTATAGTTGGTATCAGCAACGAAGCAGAGTTCTTGACTCTCAATCTTTTCAGCGGTTCGCAACTGATACTTCCGTGCCAGGTCTCGGACTTCGGCTTTCGTGTATTCACCGAGTGGCATGATCGCACAGCGTAATTGTTCCTGTGTGAGTGCGGCGAGGAAATAGGACTGGTCTTTGCTGATATCGCGTGCTTTACGTAAGAGATAGCGTCCTGTCTCTGGATGTTGCTCAATGCGGGCATAGTGTCCCGTGGCAATGGCATCGCACTCCAATGTTTTGGCGAGGTCAAGGAGTCTACCGAATTTCAATTCACGGTTGCATACCATACAGGGACTTGGCGTTCTGCCGATGAGGTATTCCTCCACGAAATAGTCGATAATCTGTTCGCGGAAAGCGTCCTCGTAATTCACGCCGTAGAAGGGGATACCGAGTTGTGTGGCGACACGGCGCGCATCCTCAATGCCCTCAAGCGAGCAGCAATTGGGACGCTCCGGTTCCACCTCGATTGTATCGGGCGCGCCGAGGCGCATGGTAATGCCGGTGACATCATAGCCTGCGTCCACCATCATGGCAGCAGTGACAGAACTATCTACGCCCCCGCTCATTGCGACGAGAATCTTTTTCATTTTTTAAATGATCCGCAAAGCGTTAAACCAAGCAATTGGTTCAACAACGATATGCACTTAAGAGCCGCCTGCGCTGTTGTTGCAGACTACCATCACTTTATAGTCAAAGCATCCAAACCTATATGGAGCTCCCAAAGTTTAGTTTCTTTAGCGAGCACTCTTCAATTTACCCCATGTCGTCGTGAGCTTGTCCGTTGCCTCCACAGGCGCCGCTCCGGAACCACGCGTCAGGAATACCCAGTACGTGGGAGCCAAGTTCGCAGGTGCATCGTTGTTGCCACCGAGGGATATGTCCCCCGCGGGAAACTCCTTGTTCCGCAGGACGAAAATATCCGTATCGCCTTCATTGGTTTGGAGCAAATAATCAGGCTGCTCTGTCCATCCTTCACCGTCTGAAGCCCATTTTGGCGGACTCCCCCACCTTTTGTCAGTCGCTAACCAAACGACGACAGGAATTTCAACTCTAAATGTGATGAAATCAGCACCCTTAGAGCCTTCATCGTCCATTGCCGTCATGATAAACGTTGCGCCTTCTAATTCTTTTGACATATCCTTGACGAAATAATCCCTGTCAATGAGATAGATGCTACCTTTCTCAAGCCCCTCCTCGCCCACAACGTAATCACCGACAACACTCCTTGATTCGAGATCCATGACCTCTATATCCTCAACGACTACATCCTGTGCCTGAACTGGAGGAAGATAAAAAGATGCGAAGAGAAAACAGGGTAAAATTAAACAGGCAAATCTTTTGATATACATGATACGCCGCTCCTTTTTTCTTATATACCCCTACGAGCAGTTGAAGTGTTGGGTTTCGCTGGCATTTCGGAGTATTCAAGCCTTTTTTGGAATGGAAATTTCCTGCGTCATAAGCGTTTGGTTTTTGACGTTCCGCTCAACCCAACCTACGCTACTGAAACTGAATTCATGTTAATAATTATACCACATAAAAGAGGATTTGTCAGGGAAAACTCGTAGCGGACAGGCATAGCACGCCT
Above is a window of Candidatus Poribacteria bacterium DNA encoding:
- the mnmA gene encoding tRNA 2-thiouridine(34) synthase MnmA; the protein is MKKILVAMSGGVDSSVTAAMMVDAGYDVTGITMRLGAPDTIEVEPERPNCCSLEGIEDARRVATQLGIPFYGVNYEDAFREQIIDYFVEEYLIGRTPSPCMVCNRELKFGRLLDLAKTLECDAIATGHYARIEQHPETGRYLLRKARDISKDQSYFLAALTQEQLRCAIMPLGEYTKAEVRDLARKYQLRTAEKIESQELCFVADTNYRRFLQDRVPEKIQGGDIVDEEGKVLGKHDGVPFYTVGQRRGLGIAVGKPLYVTQLDAAAKTVVVGESDALFEDTMHVERINLIAIEELTEPIRAHVKIRSRDDGGPATISPISDTEAIVKFDEPRRAITPGQATVFYDGEYVLGGGWIVDARDATNVP